One Ignavibacterium sp. DNA segment encodes these proteins:
- a CDS encoding PDDEXK nuclease domain-containing protein produces the protein MTNLPRNYQEILKQLKEKILSARTKAVYSVNTQLLEIYWEVGKTIIEQQATEGWGTKVIDRLSSDLRIEFPDMKGLSVRNLKYMRAFADAYPNFKNLSEKQLNQGEIKASEIVQVSPAQLEKADKSKFVQGTLAQLSWYHHTTLLDKVKDPEIRLFYIEKTIENGWSRNVMIHQIESELHKRQGKIQTNFVTTIAPSNSELVQQVFKDPYKFEFVYLGKEATERDLEDALTNQMTKFLLELGEWFAFMGRQYKIMLGEKEYYFDLLFYHTRLKRYIVIDLKIDEFKPEYKGKMEFYLSLADEQLKNKDDEQSIGLILCKTKDGMVVEYALRNSSKPMGIAEYTISNKLPKEIIRELPTVEELEEAMEIEVKKLVKPIDKKLNKLKQLLSGLKSEEVKEKLSPENTSKVFKEFVLPLKQNIYESLKKDVIPLFESFDFFIWTDSQGHQTDEDAASHLQNSLRFRCHTMKIEVQLHGFKKAGIRAFDINKRLAIQLGNYSYTCEVEGVAGVFIEKLYHQIPEGVEVSKLAEVFAEWIVEDIYQRIEQLNNSQ, from the coding sequence ATGACAAACCTTCCCAGAAATTATCAAGAAATTTTAAAACAGCTAAAGGAGAAAATTCTATCAGCCAGAACGAAGGCTGTCTATTCAGTCAATACTCAACTGTTGGAAATTTATTGGGAAGTTGGTAAAACTATCATTGAACAGCAGGCAACTGAAGGTTGGGGCACTAAAGTTATTGATAGATTGTCCAGCGATTTAAGGATAGAATTTCCAGATATGAAAGGATTGTCTGTCAGAAATCTAAAATATATGAGGGCATTTGCTGATGCTTACCCAAACTTCAAAAACCTATCAGAAAAACAGCTAAATCAGGGAGAAATCAAAGCTTCTGAAATTGTGCAGGTGTCGCCTGCACAATTGGAAAAAGCAGATAAAAGTAAATTTGTGCAGGGCACACTTGCACAATTAAGCTGGTATCATCACACAACACTGCTTGATAAAGTTAAAGATCCGGAGATTCGTCTTTTCTACATAGAGAAAACTATAGAAAACGGTTGGAGTAGAAATGTAATGATTCACCAGATTGAATCTGAGCTGCACAAAAGGCAAGGGAAAATTCAAACCAATTTTGTAACAACTATTGCACCTTCAAATTCTGAATTGGTTCAGCAAGTTTTTAAAGATCCATATAAGTTTGAGTTTGTTTATCTCGGGAAAGAAGCAACTGAACGGGATCTTGAAGATGCCCTGACTAATCAGATGACAAAGTTTTTGCTGGAACTAGGTGAGTGGTTTGCGTTCATGGGCAGGCAATACAAAATTATGCTTGGTGAAAAGGAATATTATTTCGATCTATTGTTCTATCATACCAGATTAAAAAGATATATCGTGATTGATCTTAAGATTGATGAGTTTAAACCTGAATATAAAGGTAAGATGGAGTTCTATCTCAGTCTAGCTGATGAACAACTGAAAAACAAGGATGACGAGCAAAGCATAGGATTAATTTTATGTAAAACAAAAGATGGAATGGTTGTAGAATATGCGTTGCGTAATAGTTCAAAACCTATGGGCATTGCTGAATATACGATTAGTAACAAACTACCAAAAGAGATAATAAGGGAATTGCCTACTGTTGAAGAATTAGAAGAAGCAATGGAAATTGAAGTTAAGAAATTGGTAAAACCAATTGATAAAAAGTTAAATAAGCTAAAACAGCTGCTCAGTGGATTAAAAAGTGAAGAGGTGAAAGAAAAACTTTCTCCGGAAAATACTTCGAAAGTATTCAAAGAGTTTGTTCTACCCCTAAAGCAAAATATTTATGAGTCACTTAAGAAAGATGTTATCCCTTTGTTCGAAAGCTTTGATTTTTTTATCTGGACTGATAGTCAGGGGCATCAAACCGATGAAGACGCAGCGAGTCACCTTCAAAACAGCCTCCGGTTTCGGTGTCACACGATGAAAATTGAAGTTCAGTTACACGGTTTTAAGAAGGCGGGAATCCGGGCTTTTGATATAAATAAACGATTAGCCATTCAACTTGGTAACTATAGTTATACTTGTGAGGTTGAAGGAGTTGCAGGTGTATTTATTGAAAAGTTGTATCATCAAATCCCCGAAGGTGTTGAGGTTTCTAAACTTGCTGAAGTATTTGCTGAATGGATTGTAGAAGATATCTATCAGAGAATAGAACAATTAAATAATAGTCAGTAG
- a CDS encoding class I SAM-dependent DNA methyltransferase: MAKKNNSTQEEPLEIKLWKAADKLRKNMDAAEYKHVVLGLIFLKYISDAFEEQYEKLVAQKSEGADPEDKNEYTAENVFYVPPIARWKWLQGRAKLPTIGKDIDDAMDAIEKDNPKSLRGVLPKVYAQEKLDKQSLGGLVDMFSSATLGTKEAQSKDILGKVFEYFLGQFALAEGKKGGQFYTPTSVVKLLVQMLEPYEGRVFDPCCGSGGMFVQSEKFIEAHSDHYKKKNGNGLKLNPKDRISIFGQESNQTTWRLCKMNLAIRGIDSSNVLWNNEGSFLNDAHKDLKADFVLANPPFNDSDWSGELLQNDARWSVLGQKIIPPPGNANYAWIMHFIYHLSPTGQAGFVLSKGSLTSQTNNEGEIRKALIEKGLVDCIVNLPTKLFLNTQIPACLWFLSRARNISSPNGIGRVRVNEILFIDARNLGFLVNRRNRDLSPDDISKIANTYHAWRSKESGTLSGVEGYEDIAGFCKSESVERVRELNYVLTPGRYVGLPDDEDDFNFVERFTSLKAELEKQLAEEDQLNKTIIDNLNKIKI; the protein is encoded by the coding sequence ATGGCCAAGAAAAACAATTCCACTCAAGAAGAACCTCTCGAAATAAAACTATGGAAAGCTGCCGATAAACTCCGCAAGAATATGGATGCAGCAGAGTATAAGCATGTAGTTCTTGGACTTATCTTTCTTAAATACATATCCGATGCTTTTGAAGAACAGTATGAGAAACTAGTTGCTCAGAAAAGCGAAGGTGCTGATCCCGAAGATAAAAATGAATACACTGCAGAAAATGTTTTTTATGTTCCGCCAATTGCTCGATGGAAATGGCTTCAAGGTCGTGCAAAGCTTCCAACTATCGGAAAAGATATTGACGATGCAATGGATGCTATCGAGAAGGATAATCCTAAATCTCTTAGAGGTGTTCTGCCTAAAGTATATGCTCAAGAAAAACTTGATAAGCAAAGTCTTGGTGGACTGGTTGATATGTTCAGCAGTGCAACTCTTGGAACAAAGGAAGCACAAAGTAAAGACATCCTAGGGAAAGTATTCGAATATTTCCTTGGACAGTTTGCTCTTGCTGAAGGAAAGAAAGGCGGACAGTTCTACACTCCAACCAGTGTTGTAAAATTACTTGTTCAAATGCTTGAACCTTATGAAGGAAGAGTATTTGATCCGTGCTGCGGCAGTGGTGGAATGTTTGTGCAAAGTGAAAAATTTATCGAAGCTCATTCAGATCATTATAAAAAGAAAAACGGAAACGGATTAAAGCTTAATCCAAAAGATAGAATTTCTATTTTCGGACAGGAAAGCAACCAGACTACCTGGCGTTTGTGTAAAATGAATCTTGCAATCCGTGGAATTGACAGCAGTAATGTTTTGTGGAATAATGAAGGAAGTTTCTTAAACGATGCACATAAAGATCTTAAAGCAGATTTTGTTTTGGCTAATCCTCCGTTTAATGACAGTGATTGGAGCGGCGAACTTTTACAAAATGATGCACGCTGGAGCGTGTTGGGTCAGAAGATAATTCCTCCGCCGGGCAATGCTAACTATGCCTGGATAATGCACTTCATTTATCATCTTTCACCAACTGGACAAGCTGGATTTGTTCTATCCAAAGGCTCTCTTACTTCTCAGACAAATAATGAAGGTGAAATAAGAAAAGCACTGATTGAAAAAGGCTTGGTTGATTGCATAGTCAATCTGCCAACGAAGCTATTCTTAAATACACAAATTCCTGCCTGCCTATGGTTCTTATCCCGTGCTCGAAATATCTCCTCTCCCAATGGGATAGGCAGGGTGAGGGTGAATGAAATCTTATTCATTGATGCTCGTAATCTTGGATTTCTTGTTAACAGACGTAACCGTGATTTAAGTCCTGATGATATAAGTAAAATTGCAAACACCTATCACGCTTGGAGAAGTAAAGAAAGCGGCACCCTGAGCGGAGTCGAAGGGTATGAAGACATTGCAGGATTCTGTAAGAGTGAATCTGTAGAAAGAGTTAGAGAGCTTAACTATGTTTTAACTCCTGGAAGATATGTCGGTTTACCTGATGATGAAGATGATTTTAACTTCGTTGAACGCTTCACATCACTAAAAGCTGAATTAGAAAAACAGCTTGCTGAAGAAGATCAATTGAATAAAACTATAATTGATAATCTTAATAAGATTAAAATATGA